In Drosophila yakuba strain Tai18E2 chromosome X, Prin_Dyak_Tai18E2_2.1, whole genome shotgun sequence, a single genomic region encodes these proteins:
- the LOC6525996 gene encoding myb-like protein Q — translation MTPPRLSRYLMAVRGGRDGEQHSKNSQTDEEKQRDRQRNEREAKKEEQDAINYKRDKEQREARLLDFEIRRQQKRDEQQQQRQQQQQLQQHREQQHQQHQQQREHLQQQHREHLQQQHRDQQQSSEKSPPTSSTAAAAAAAHQTHPHSQQQQQQQRQHLHLQQQHLQHQQSQQQQQQQSTGSGSSNTPVTPKLQTPPPDRSLPPAFRSRSIEREILYERKRFSQPETGEIKVFHH, via the exons ACAGCAAGAACTCGCAGACCGACGAAGAGAAGCAGCGCGATCGACAGCGAAACGAGCGCGAGGCGAAAAAGGAAGAGCAGGACGCTATCAACTACaag CGCGACAAGGAGCAACGCGAGGCCCGTCTGCTGGACTTTGAGATACGCCGCCAGCAGAAGCGggacgagcagcagcagcagcgccagcagcagcagcaactgcagcagcaccgcgagcagcagcaccagcagcatcagcagcagcgcgagcatctgcagcagcagcatcgcgagcatctgcagcagcagcatcgcgATCAGCAGCAGTCCAGCGAGAAAAGTCCGCCCACCTCGTCCACCGCAGCCGCCGCAGCCGCCGCCCATCAGACGCATCCGCattcgcagcagcagcagcagcagcagcggcagcatttgcatctgcagcagcagcatctgcagcaccagcagtcgcagcagcagcaacaacaacagtcaacgggcagcggcagcagcaacacacCCGTGACCCCCAAGTTGCAGACACCTCCCCCCGATCGATCGCTGCCCCCCGCCTTCCGGAGTCGCTCCATCGAGCGGGAGATTCTCTACGAGCGGAAGCGATTCTCGCAGCCGGAAACCGGCGAGATCAAGGTTTTCCATCACTAA